The Muntiacus reevesi chromosome 10, mMunRee1.1, whole genome shotgun sequence genome has a segment encoding these proteins:
- the DUSP26 gene encoding dual specificity protein phosphatase 26, producing MLIRQPVCQARPRRRRSHGRGAACACDPPPGLRPAPPPELPPGRPPRLTSRTPVAARPPAASKMCPGNWLWASVTFMARFSRSGSRSPVRVRGALEEPPAVQHPFLNVFELERLLYTGKTACNHADEVWPGLYLGDQEIANNHRELRRLGITHVLNASHSRWRGTPEAYEGLGIRYLGVEAHDSPAFDMSVHFQAAADFIHRALSQPGGRILVHCAVGVSRSATLVLAYLMLYHRLTLVEAIKKVKDHRGIIPNRGFLRQLLALDRRLRQGLEA from the exons ATGCTAATCCGTCAACCGGTCTGCCAAGCCAGACCGAGGCGGCGGCGGAGTCATGGCCGTGGGGCTGCCTGCGCCTGCGATCCGCCTCCGGGACTGAGACCCGCGCCGCCTCCCGAG CTGCCGCCTGGACGCCCGCCCCGCCTCACCTCGCGCACCCCGGTGGCTGCCAGGCCTCCTGCCGCCTCTAAGATGTGCCCCGGCAACTGGCTCTGGGCTTCGGTGACATTCATGGCCCGCTTCTCCCGGAGCGGCTCGAGGTCTCCCGTCCGCGTGAGAGGCGCCCTGGAGGAGCCGCCCGCCGTCCAGCACCCCTTCCTCAACGTCTTCGAGCTGGAGAGGCTGCTCTACACGGGCAAGACCGCCTGCAACCACGCCGACGAGGTCTGGCCGGGCCTCTACCTCGGAGACCA GGAAATAGCCAACAACCACCGTGAGCTGCGTCGCCTGGGCATCACGCACGTCCTCAATGCCTCTCACAGCCGGTGGCGAGGGACGCCCGAAGCCTACGAAGGGCTGGGCATCCGCTACCTGGGTGTCGAGGCCCACGACTCGCCGGCCTTCGACATGAGCGTCCACTTCCAGGCGGCCGCCGACTTCATCCACCGGGCGCTGAGCCAGCCAGGAG GGAGGATCCTGGTGCACTGCGCCGTGGGAGTGAGCCGCTCGGCCACCCTGGTGCTGGCCTACCTCATGCTGTACCACCGCCTCACCCTCGTGGAGGCCATCAAGAAAGTCAAGGACCACCGAGGCATCATCCCCAACCGGGGCTTCTTGAGGCAGCTCCTGGCCTTGGACCGCAGGCTGCGGCAGGGGCTGGAGGCAtga